One region of Serinus canaria isolate serCan28SL12 chromosome 25, serCan2020, whole genome shotgun sequence genomic DNA includes:
- the LOC115484381 gene encoding low affinity immunoglobulin gamma Fc region receptor II-like isoform X1, whose protein sequence is MAGDTGMAGKVALLLWAQTLGLAGAQTTQLLVDPPWVPPVKWDHVKLTCRSLGTTGATTWYKDGQIWRQEGEDHVTVTESGTYTCDRSGSGLSPPVTVSDERLVLQVPSQALLEGDTVTLRCQGLWNDLVTSVSFNCEGKELGRLHDGTELTLSPLQLQYSGRYHCKCRVEYRAEKFWESALVTVTVHVPVANATISPGPLSHQVHAGDNVTLRCSVQVGSAPVNFTWLHNRKEVARGPLLELRDIDKGHSGTYQCVATNQLGQDRHRVFRALSPELALEVTPGSPWVTGGVTWGHQGGLNPRVMGYPDVSPLFLAVVAGVGGALLFLLLLMVVILAWHLWHRVAARKNQQRAPPDLPAPPEEGEVLYTHVVVTKRAGASPRATTFQDPQVTYAELRGHQGRPREPGDISGNVL, encoded by the exons ATGGCTGGGGACACCGGGATGGCCGGGAAGGTGGCACTGCTCCTCTGGG cccaaacccttgGCCTCGCTG GCGCCCAGACCACCCAGCTCCTCGTGGATCCCCCCTGGGTGCCACCGGTGAAATGGGACCACGTGAAACTGACCTGCAGGAGCTTGGGGACCACCGGTGCCACCACCTGGTACAAGGACGGGCAGAtctggaggcaggagggagaagaCCATGTCACTGTCACCGAGAGTGGCACCTACACCTGTGACAGATCCGGCAGTGGGCTCAGCCCCCCTGTGACAGTCTCAGACG AGcggctggtgctgcaggtgccGTCGCAGGCGCTACTGGAGGGGGACACAGTGACACTGCGCTGCCAGGGCTTGTGGAATGACCTGGTCACCTCCGTGTCCTTCAACTGTGAGGGGAAGGAACTGGGCAGACTCCATGATGGGACCGAGCTGACCCTGTCCCCTCTTCAGCTGCAATACAGTGGTCGCTACCACTGCAAGTGCCGGGTGGAATACAGGGCAGAGAAGTTTTGGGAGTCGGCattggtgacagtgacagtgcaTG tgcCTGTGGCCAATGCCACCATCAGCCCTGGTCCCCTGTCACACCAGGTGCACGCAGGTGACAACGTGACCCTGCGCTGCTCAGTGCAGGtgggctcagctcctgtcaACTTCACCTGGCTGCACAACAGGAAGGAGGTGGCCCGGGGtcccctcctggagctcagggacaTTGATAAGGGACATTCAGGCACCTACCAGTGCGTGGCCACCAACCAGCTGGGACAAGACAGGCACCGTGTGTTCCGGGcactcagcccagagctggccctgGAGGTGACACCTGGCTCACCCTGGGTCACAGGTGGGGTCACATGGGGCCACCAGGGAGGGCTGAACCCCAGGGTGATGGGTTACCCTGATGTATCCCCTCTGTTTCTTGCAGTGGTCGCAGGGGTCGGTGGGGCCCTTCTGTTCCTGCTACTGCTCATGGTTGTCATTTTGGCCTGGCACTTGTGGCACCGTGTGG ctgccaggaagAACCAGCAAAG GGCCCCCCCGGATCTCCCGGCCCCCCCAGAGGAGGGGGAGGTGCTGTACACCCACGTCGTGGTCACCAAGAGGGCAGGGG CGTCCCCACGTGCCACCACATTCCAGGATCCCCAGGTGACCTACGCGGAGCTGCGGGGACATCAGGGGCGACCACGGGAACCTGGTGACATCTCTGGGAATGTGCTGTGA
- the LOC115484381 gene encoding high affinity immunoglobulin gamma Fc receptor I-like isoform X2 produces MAGDTGMAGKVALLLWGAQTTQLLVDPPWVPPVKWDHVKLTCRSLGTTGATTWYKDGQIWRQEGEDHVTVTESGTYTCDRSGSGLSPPVTVSDERLVLQVPSQALLEGDTVTLRCQGLWNDLVTSVSFNCEGKELGRLHDGTELTLSPLQLQYSGRYHCKCRVEYRAEKFWESALVTVTVHVPVANATISPGPLSHQVHAGDNVTLRCSVQVGSAPVNFTWLHNRKEVARGPLLELRDIDKGHSGTYQCVATNQLGQDRHRVFRALSPELALEVTPGSPWVTGGVTWGHQGGLNPRVMGYPDVSPLFLAVVAGVGGALLFLLLLMVVILAWHLWHRVAARKNQQRAPPDLPAPPEEGEVLYTHVVVTKRAGASPRATTFQDPQVTYAELRGHQGRPREPGDISGNVL; encoded by the exons ATGGCTGGGGACACCGGGATGGCCGGGAAGGTGGCACTGCTCCTCTGGG GCGCCCAGACCACCCAGCTCCTCGTGGATCCCCCCTGGGTGCCACCGGTGAAATGGGACCACGTGAAACTGACCTGCAGGAGCTTGGGGACCACCGGTGCCACCACCTGGTACAAGGACGGGCAGAtctggaggcaggagggagaagaCCATGTCACTGTCACCGAGAGTGGCACCTACACCTGTGACAGATCCGGCAGTGGGCTCAGCCCCCCTGTGACAGTCTCAGACG AGcggctggtgctgcaggtgccGTCGCAGGCGCTACTGGAGGGGGACACAGTGACACTGCGCTGCCAGGGCTTGTGGAATGACCTGGTCACCTCCGTGTCCTTCAACTGTGAGGGGAAGGAACTGGGCAGACTCCATGATGGGACCGAGCTGACCCTGTCCCCTCTTCAGCTGCAATACAGTGGTCGCTACCACTGCAAGTGCCGGGTGGAATACAGGGCAGAGAAGTTTTGGGAGTCGGCattggtgacagtgacagtgcaTG tgcCTGTGGCCAATGCCACCATCAGCCCTGGTCCCCTGTCACACCAGGTGCACGCAGGTGACAACGTGACCCTGCGCTGCTCAGTGCAGGtgggctcagctcctgtcaACTTCACCTGGCTGCACAACAGGAAGGAGGTGGCCCGGGGtcccctcctggagctcagggacaTTGATAAGGGACATTCAGGCACCTACCAGTGCGTGGCCACCAACCAGCTGGGACAAGACAGGCACCGTGTGTTCCGGGcactcagcccagagctggccctgGAGGTGACACCTGGCTCACCCTGGGTCACAGGTGGGGTCACATGGGGCCACCAGGGAGGGCTGAACCCCAGGGTGATGGGTTACCCTGATGTATCCCCTCTGTTTCTTGCAGTGGTCGCAGGGGTCGGTGGGGCCCTTCTGTTCCTGCTACTGCTCATGGTTGTCATTTTGGCCTGGCACTTGTGGCACCGTGTGG ctgccaggaagAACCAGCAAAG GGCCCCCCCGGATCTCCCGGCCCCCCCAGAGGAGGGGGAGGTGCTGTACACCCACGTCGTGGTCACCAAGAGGGCAGGGG CGTCCCCACGTGCCACCACATTCCAGGATCCCCAGGTGACCTACGCGGAGCTGCGGGGACATCAGGGGCGACCACGGGAACCTGGTGACATCTCTGGGAATGTGCTGTGA
- the LOC103825078 gene encoding LOW QUALITY PROTEIN: uncharacterized protein LOC103825078 (The sequence of the model RefSeq protein was modified relative to this genomic sequence to represent the inferred CDS: inserted 1 base in 1 codon; deleted 1 base in 1 codon; substituted 1 base at 1 genomic stop codon): MTSLPSPSSEEPPARGRWPQQRVTASPHGWGQRDGREAQALGLAGAQTTQLLLEAPWRPAVLWDRVTLTCQGSGTAVATTWXRTGSNGGQQGRNRVTVTKSGTYPCDRPETGLSPPVTVLHDDLVLQVPARALLEGDTVTLHCLSGWNSPVTSMRFYQDXNDLGGFLKGTELSLSPLQLNHDGWYSCWGLVESFMSWSAAVTVTVHKLFSVPVLEGPPEPTQGSPLTFGCLSTPSPLQPQTPLLYVFYRDGQVLAVPQGSLQLLVPAVGVSHSGNYSCQVHSEDGAVWKSSAWLCVMVHMPVANATITLSPLSHQMHTGDPVTLRCPAQLRDIDVGHSGTYQCVATNQLGQDGHHVFRDSQVTNTELLGPCERQRDPGDWVAHEWGFPCGVAQSSPFQCSQCSQNKMINWGISKLVPSPLTRSGDGAAAPCLSPFGDTGQRLGHLWQCHPVTSGTDPAAAEPLEPTPAQPGAPPGAQTPHPVPKPRARCSPSGVRAPELLRRPSRARPWGRRGHWEPTGASSPIVLLHDVTNVTTAPKALPLLRDKPKTIRVITRDLIWELIIPRDWPLALLIIGPKEFQRMQEEAQPPQQLGDWLQIINPARMRLLIPRDRPPALLIIGPEEFQRMQEEAQPLQQLIDRLQFLNPTRMRLFVPTGVPVPQEERSRACSAVWQQGELQEARARSELERQRELERRELRERMARLKLEQEDEMRRLNSLLLTARCSSILDRQLAERRQIQEELWAEEQCLVRLMTASGRRSCSWRRSWSAAGSRSSSALRLQEPQAAPSGCADRSRSAALCGERAWEHPNHPQGLGH, encoded by the exons ATGACCTCGCTTCCTTCCCCTTCATCCGaagagccaccagccaggggaCGGTGGCCACAGCAGCGAGTGACAGCCAGTCCAcatggctggggacagcgggaTGGCCGGGAAG cccaggcccTCGGCCTCGCTG GTGCCCAGaccacccagctcctcctggaggCCCCCTGGAGGCCG GCGGTGCTGTGGGACCGGGTGACACTGacctgccagggctcagggacTGCTGTTGCCACCACCTGGTAAAGGACGGGCAGCAatgggggacagcagggacgCAACCGTGTCACTGTCACCAAGAGTGGCACCTACCCATGTGACAGACCTGAAACTGGGCTCAGCCCACCTGTGACAGTCTTACATG ATGATCTAGTGCTTCAGGTGCCAGCACGGGCACTTCTGGAGGGGGACACAGTGACACTGCACTGCCTGAGCGGGTGGAACAGCCCTGTCACCAGCATGCGATTTTACCAGG AGAATGATCTGGGGGGGTTCCTCAAAGGGAccgagctgtccctgtcccctctgcagcttAACCATGACGGCTGGTACAGCTGCTGGGGCTTGGTGGAGTCCTTTATGTCATGgtcagcagcagtgacagtgacagtgcacA agctcttcTCGGTGCCGGTGCTGGAGGGTCCCCCCGAGCCCACTCAGGGGTCCCCCCTGACTTTTGGCTgcctcagcacccccagccccctgcagccccaaacccccctcCTGTACGTGTTCTACCGGGACGGGCAGGTGCTGGCGGTCCCGCAGgggtccctgcagctgctggtgcccGCCGTGGGGGTCTCCCACTCGGGGAATTACAGCTGCCAGGTGCACTCCGAGGATGGGGCCGTGTGGAAgagcagtgcctggctctgtgtcaTGGTGCACA TGCCCGTGGCCAATGCCACCATCACCCTCAGTCCCCTGTCACACCAGATGCACACAGGTGACCCTGTGACCCTGCGCTGCCCGGCACAG CTCAGGGACATCGATGTGGGACATTCGGGCACCTACCAGTGCGTGGCCACCAACCAGCTGGGACAGGACGGGCACCACGTGTTCCGG GATTCACAAGTGACCAACACAGAGCTTTTGGGACCCTGCGAGCGGCAGCGGGACCCCGGTGACT GGGTTGCCCACGAGTGGGGGTTCCCATGTGGGGTTGCCCAGAGCTCCCCgttccagtgctcccagtgctccca GAACAAAATGATCAACTGGGGCATTTCCAAACTGGTTCCCTCGCCCCTGACCCGCAGCGGGGACGGAGCTGCCGCTCCCTGTTTGTCCCCTTTCGGTGACACTGGCCAAAGGCTCGGGCAcctgtggcagtgccaccccGTCACCTCGGGCACCGATCCGGCAGCTGCCGAGCCTCTCGAGcccaccccagctcagcccGGTGCCCCGCCCGGTGCCCAAACCCCGCACCCGGTGCCCAAACCCCGCGCCCGGTGCTCCCCGAGCGGTGTCCGAGCCCCGGAGCTGCTGCGGAGGCCCAGCCGGGCCCGGCCCTGGGGCAGGCgggggcactgggag CCCACAGGCGCCTCCAGCCCCATCGTGCTGCTCCACGATGTCACCAATGTCACCACTGCCCCCAAAGCGCTGCCCTTGCTCCGGgacaaacccaaaaccatccGGGTCATCACCAGGGACCTGATCTGGGAGCTCAT AATTCCCAGGGATTGGCCCCTGGCCTTGCTCATCATTGGCCCCAAAGAATTCCAGCGGATGCAGGAGGAGGCTCAGCCCCCGCAGCAGCTCGGGGATTGGCTGCAGATCATCAATCCCGCCAGGATGCGGCTTTT AATTCCCAGGGATCGGCCCCCGGCCTTGCTCATCATTGGCCCTGAGGAATTCCAGCGGATGCAGGAGgaggctcagcccctgcagcagctcattgATCGGCTGCAGTTCCTCAATCCCACCAGGATGCGGCTTTT tgtccccacgGGTGTCCCTGTCCCGCAGGAGGAGCGCAGCCGGGCCTGCAGCGCAGTGTGGCagcagggggagctgcaggaggcgCGGGCACGCTCAGAGCTGGAGCGGCAGCGGGAGCTGGAGCGGCGGGAGCTGCGGGAGCGCATGGCCAGGCtgaagctggagcaggaggatgagATGCGGCGGCTGAACTCG CTCCTGCTGACCGCAcgctgcagctccatcctggaCAGGCAGCTGGCGGAGAGGCGGCAGatccaggaggagctgtgggcagaggaGCAATGCCTGGTGCGGCTCATGACAGCGAGcgggagaaggagctgcagctggagaaggagctggagcgctgcaggaagcaggagcTCATCAG CACTCAGGCTCCAggagccccaggctgctccttcgGGATGTGCTGACCGCTCACGGAGCGCTGCCCTTTGTGGAGAACGAGCTTGGGAGCACCCGAATCATCCCCAAGGCCTGGGCCACTGA
- the LOC115484381 gene encoding high affinity immunoglobulin gamma Fc receptor I-like isoform X3 — protein MAGDTGMAGKVALLLWAQTLGLAGAQTTQLLVDPPWVPPVKWDHVKLTCRSLGTTGATTWYKDGQIWRQEGEDHVTVTESGTYTCDRSGSGLSPPVTVSDERLVLQVPSQALLEGDTVTLRCQGLWNDLVTSVSFNCEGKELGRLHDGTELTLSPLQLQYSGRYHCKCRVEYRAEKFWESALVTVTVHVPVANATISPGPLSHQVHAGDNVTLRCSVQVGSAPVNFTWLHNRKEVARGPLLELRDIDKGHSGTYQCVATNQLGQDRHRVFRALSPELALEVTPGSPWVTVVAGVGGALLFLLLLMVVILAWHLWHRVAARKNQQRAPPDLPAPPEEGEVLYTHVVVTKRAGASPRATTFQDPQVTYAELRGHQGRPREPGDISGNVL, from the exons ATGGCTGGGGACACCGGGATGGCCGGGAAGGTGGCACTGCTCCTCTGGG cccaaacccttgGCCTCGCTG GCGCCCAGACCACCCAGCTCCTCGTGGATCCCCCCTGGGTGCCACCGGTGAAATGGGACCACGTGAAACTGACCTGCAGGAGCTTGGGGACCACCGGTGCCACCACCTGGTACAAGGACGGGCAGAtctggaggcaggagggagaagaCCATGTCACTGTCACCGAGAGTGGCACCTACACCTGTGACAGATCCGGCAGTGGGCTCAGCCCCCCTGTGACAGTCTCAGACG AGcggctggtgctgcaggtgccGTCGCAGGCGCTACTGGAGGGGGACACAGTGACACTGCGCTGCCAGGGCTTGTGGAATGACCTGGTCACCTCCGTGTCCTTCAACTGTGAGGGGAAGGAACTGGGCAGACTCCATGATGGGACCGAGCTGACCCTGTCCCCTCTTCAGCTGCAATACAGTGGTCGCTACCACTGCAAGTGCCGGGTGGAATACAGGGCAGAGAAGTTTTGGGAGTCGGCattggtgacagtgacagtgcaTG tgcCTGTGGCCAATGCCACCATCAGCCCTGGTCCCCTGTCACACCAGGTGCACGCAGGTGACAACGTGACCCTGCGCTGCTCAGTGCAGGtgggctcagctcctgtcaACTTCACCTGGCTGCACAACAGGAAGGAGGTGGCCCGGGGtcccctcctggagctcagggacaTTGATAAGGGACATTCAGGCACCTACCAGTGCGTGGCCACCAACCAGCTGGGACAAGACAGGCACCGTGTGTTCCGGGcactcagcccagagctggccctgGAGGTGACACCTGGCTCACCCTGGGTCACAG TGGTCGCAGGGGTCGGTGGGGCCCTTCTGTTCCTGCTACTGCTCATGGTTGTCATTTTGGCCTGGCACTTGTGGCACCGTGTGG ctgccaggaagAACCAGCAAAG GGCCCCCCCGGATCTCCCGGCCCCCCCAGAGGAGGGGGAGGTGCTGTACACCCACGTCGTGGTCACCAAGAGGGCAGGGG CGTCCCCACGTGCCACCACATTCCAGGATCCCCAGGTGACCTACGCGGAGCTGCGGGGACATCAGGGGCGACCACGGGAACCTGGTGACATCTCTGGGAATGTGCTGTGA